One part of the Arabidopsis thaliana chromosome 1 sequence genome encodes these proteins:
- a CDS encoding RNA-binding (RRM/RBD/RNP motifs) family protein (RNA-binding (RRM/RBD/RNP motifs) family protein; FUNCTIONS IN: nucleic acid binding; INVOLVED IN: biological_process unknown; LOCATED IN: cellular_component unknown; CONTAINS InterPro DOMAIN/s: RNA recognition motif, RNP-1 (InterPro:IPR000504); BEST Arabidopsis thaliana protein match is: RNA-binding (RRM/RBD/RNP motifs) family protein (TAIR:AT1G51520.2); Has 247 Blast hits to 172 proteins in 18 species: Archae - 0; Bacteria - 0; Metazoa - 8; Fungi - 0; Plants - 235; Viruses - 0; Other Eukaryotes - 4 (source: NCBI BLink).), which translates to MQPGDAIATIIKRILTLEPEHALKIIGYILFQDFGHTELIRLAFCPALHYKSSPRNEFLDFSRNPYPLYPSLTGNTLGYYPNFHDGSSQQQQWSNHFPIPRFWVPDYQFPPGGLALPPSVFGPPSERISPNQQQRMIATHGSPVSNIQGSGQFGIEGGFGSPSEQQRMIAPQFMGDFGSRMSNINFGPVLSVRIPNQKEQVYGFVSFANAETVTTILDQENPHLIGESPVNVTAAATTAGVGWREPFSVGNGPKGAMSRPRRFRNETHEMLQRNTEQADPQQAIEVEDQIRRLSNLQLPGMENKSIHHHQPSPSIGSHAHFPSQVREGGSGTGEKDLEQVETSNEEHQGQEKSLENTLPDSSFGSTKESGETRQTESDIEETKKASLDQSA; encoded by the exons ATGCAACCCGGCGACGCAATTGCGACTATCATTAAAAGGATCCTAACTTTGGAACCAGAGCACGCTTTGAAAATCATTGGCTATATTCTGTTTCAGGACTTTGGACACACTGAATTGATTCGACTTGCTTTTTGCCCTGCATTGCATTACAAG TCTTCCCCAAGAAATGAGTTCTTGGACTTCTCCAGAAACCCTTACCCTTTGTATCCTTCGTTAACTGGGAATACATTAGGATATTACCCTAACTTTCATGACGGTTCGtcgcaacaacaacaatggagtAACCATTTTCCAATTCCCAGATTTTGGGTACCCGATTATCAGTTTCCACCAGGCGGTTTAGCTCTTCCTCCTAGTGTTTTTGGTCCTCCCAGTGAGAGAATATCTCCAAATCAGCAACAAAGAATGATTGCTACTCATGGCTCTCCAGTGTCGAACAT ACAAGGATCAGGACAATTTGGAATAGAAGGTGGTTTTGGGTCGCCGAGTGAGCAACAACGAATGATTGCTCCTCAGTTCATGGGGGATTTTGGCTCTCGAATGTCGAACAT CAATTTTGGACCTGTGCTAAGCGTAAGGATTCCAAATCAGAAGGAACAGGTGTATGGGTTTGTCTCTTTCGCTAATGCTGAAACCGTGACAACCATATTGGATCAAGAAAATCCTCATCTCATCGGTGAATCACCTGTGAAC GTGACAGCGGCAGCAACTACAGCAGGTGTTGGTTGGAGAGAACCTTTTTCTGTCGGGAATGGACCCAAAGGAGCGATGTCGC GACCAAGGAGGTTTCGAAACGAGACACATGAGATGCTGCAAAGAAACACCGAGCAAGCTGATCCACAACAAGCCATAGAAGTAGAAGACCAAATAAGAAGGTTATCGAATCTGCAATTGCCTGGCATGGAGAATAAATCTATTCACCATCATCAGCCTAGTCCTTCTATTGGTTCTCACGCTCATTTCCCATCTCAAGTCAGGGAAG GCGGTAGTGGTACAGGTGAGAAAGATCTTGAACAAGTAGAAACCAGCAACGAAGAACATCAAGG GCAAGAGAAGAGTCTGGAGAATACTCTTCCTGATAGTTCGTTTGGTTCCACAAAAGAATCCGGCGAAACCCGTCAAACCGAGTCTGATATAGAGGAGACTAAGAAGGCCTCACTAGATCAATCAGCCTAG
- the Y14 gene encoding RNA-binding (RRM/RBD/RNP motifs) family protein (Y14; FUNCTIONS IN: protein binding, RNA binding; INVOLVED IN: RNA processing; LOCATED IN: nucleoplasm, exon-exon junction complex, nuclear body, nucleolus, cytoplasm; EXPRESSED IN: 24 plant structures; EXPRESSED DURING: 15 growth stages; CONTAINS InterPro DOMAIN/s: RNA recognition motif, RNP-1 (InterPro:IPR000504), Nucleotide-binding, alpha-beta plait (InterPro:IPR012677), RNA-binding motif protein 8 (InterPro:IPR008111); BEST Arabidopsis thaliana protein match is: ortholog of human splicing factor SC35 (TAIR:AT5G64200.2); Has 11259 Blast hits to 10017 proteins in 625 species: Archae - 2; Bacteria - 976; Metazoa - 6273; Fungi - 1165; Plants - 1793; Viruses - 0; Other Eukaryotes - 1050 (source: NCBI BLink).) encodes MANIESEAVDFEPEEDDLMDEEGTAIDGADVSPRAGHPRLKSAIAGANGESAKKTKGRGFREEKDSDRQRRLSSRDFESLGSDGRPGPQRSVEGWIILVSGVHEETQEEDITNAFGDFGEIKNLNLNLDRRSGYVKGYALIEYEKKEEAQSAISAMNGAELLTQNVSVDWAFSSGPSGGESYRRKNSRYGRSQRSRSPRRRY; translated from the exons ATGGCGAACATAGAATCAGAAGCAGTCGATTTCGAGCCAGAGGAGGATGACCTTATGGACGAAGAAGGTACAGCTATTGACGGAGCTGATGTTTCTCCACGCGCGGGACATCCGAGGCTTAAGTCGGCTATTGCCGGAGCTAATGGCGAATCAGCAAAGAAGACCAAAGGCCGTGGGTTTCGCGAGGAGAAAGATTCCGATCGTCAGCGTCGTCTTTCCTCACGCGATTTCGAATCACTTGGTTCAGATGGCCGTCCTGGTCCGCAGAGAT CCGTTGAAGGATGGATTATCTTGGTCTCTGGAGTTCATGAGGAGACACAGGAGGAGGATATAACCAATGCTTTTGGTGATTTTGGGGAGATTAAGAATCTAAATCTCAATCTCGATCGCCGTAGTGGTTATGTCAAG GGATATGCTTTGATAGAAtatgagaagaaggaagaagcaCAGAGCGCTATTTCAGCAATGAATGGTGCTGAGCTTCTAACACAGAATGTTAGCGTTGACTGGGCCTTCAGCAGCGGTCCCAGTGGTGGTGAATCTTACAGGAGAAAGAACTCGAG GTATGGGAGGTCGCAACGTTCAAGAAGTCCGAGAAGACGTTACTGA
- a CDS encoding RNA-binding (RRM/RBD/RNP motifs) family protein (RNA-binding (RRM/RBD/RNP motifs) family protein; FUNCTIONS IN: nucleotide binding, nucleic acid binding; INVOLVED IN: biological_process unknown; LOCATED IN: cellular_component unknown; CONTAINS InterPro DOMAIN/s: RNA recognition motif, RNP-1 (InterPro:IPR000504), Nucleotide-binding, alpha-beta plait (InterPro:IPR012677); BEST Arabidopsis thaliana protein match is: RNA-binding (RRM/RBD/RNP motifs) family protein (TAIR:AT1G51520.2).), whose protein sequence is MQPGDAIATIIKRILTLEPEHALKIIGYILFQDFGHTELIRLAFCPALHYKSSPRNEFLDFSRNPYPLYPSLTGNTLGYYPNFHDGSSQQQQWSNHFPIPRFWVPDYQFPPGGLALPPSVFGPPSERISPNQQQRMIATHGSPVSNIQGSGQFGIEGGFGSPSEQQRMIAPQFMGDFGSRMSNISFTDQHVSTYFGNFGPVLSVRIPNQKEQVYGFVSFANAETVTTILDQENPHLIGESPVNVTAAATTAGVGWREPFSVGNGPKGAMSRPRRFRNETHEMLQRNTEQADPQQAIEVEDQIRRLSNLQLPGMENKSIHHHQPSPSIGSHAHFPSQVREGGSGTGEKDLEQVETSNEEHQGQEKSLENTLPDSSFGSTKESGETRQTESDIEETKKASLDQSA, encoded by the exons ATGCAACCCGGCGACGCAATTGCGACTATCATTAAAAGGATCCTAACTTTGGAACCAGAGCACGCTTTGAAAATCATTGGCTATATTCTGTTTCAGGACTTTGGACACACTGAATTGATTCGACTTGCTTTTTGCCCTGCATTGCATTACAAG TCTTCCCCAAGAAATGAGTTCTTGGACTTCTCCAGAAACCCTTACCCTTTGTATCCTTCGTTAACTGGGAATACATTAGGATATTACCCTAACTTTCATGACGGTTCGtcgcaacaacaacaatggagtAACCATTTTCCAATTCCCAGATTTTGGGTACCCGATTATCAGTTTCCACCAGGCGGTTTAGCTCTTCCTCCTAGTGTTTTTGGTCCTCCCAGTGAGAGAATATCTCCAAATCAGCAACAAAGAATGATTGCTACTCATGGCTCTCCAGTGTCGAACAT ACAAGGATCAGGACAATTTGGAATAGAAGGTGGTTTTGGGTCGCCGAGTGAGCAACAACGAATGATTGCTCCTCAGTTCATGGGGGATTTTGGCTCTCGAATGTCGAACAT CTCCTTCACTGATCAACACGTCTCAACTTATTTCGG CAATTTTGGACCTGTGCTAAGCGTAAGGATTCCAAATCAGAAGGAACAGGTGTATGGGTTTGTCTCTTTCGCTAATGCTGAAACCGTGACAACCATATTGGATCAAGAAAATCCTCATCTCATCGGTGAATCACCTGTGAAC GTGACAGCGGCAGCAACTACAGCAGGTGTTGGTTGGAGAGAACCTTTTTCTGTCGGGAATGGACCCAAAGGAGCGATGTCGC GACCAAGGAGGTTTCGAAACGAGACACATGAGATGCTGCAAAGAAACACCGAGCAAGCTGATCCACAACAAGCCATAGAAGTAGAAGACCAAATAAGAAGGTTATCGAATCTGCAATTGCCTGGCATGGAGAATAAATCTATTCACCATCATCAGCCTAGTCCTTCTATTGGTTCTCACGCTCATTTCCCATCTCAAGTCAGGGAAG GCGGTAGTGGTACAGGTGAGAAAGATCTTGAACAAGTAGAAACCAGCAACGAAGAACATCAAGG GCAAGAGAAGAGTCTGGAGAATACTCTTCCTGATAGTTCGTTTGGTTCCACAAAAGAATCCGGCGAAACCCGTCAAACCGAGTCTGATATAGAGGAGACTAAGAAGGCCTCACTAGATCAATCAGCCTAG
- a CDS encoding Aminotransferase-like, plant mobile domain family protein (Aminotransferase-like, plant mobile domain family protein; FUNCTIONS IN: molecular_function unknown; INVOLVED IN: biological_process unknown; LOCATED IN: cellular_component unknown; EXPRESSED IN: cultured cell; CONTAINS InterPro DOMAIN/s: Aminotransferase-like, plant mobile domain (InterPro:IPR019557); BEST Arabidopsis thaliana protein match is: Aminotransferase-like, plant mobile domain family protein (TAIR:AT1G50830.1); Has 1047 Blast hits to 1018 proteins in 89 species: Archae - 0; Bacteria - 9; Metazoa - 109; Fungi - 28; Plants - 745; Viruses - 0; Other Eukaryotes - 156 (source: NCBI BLink).), producing MMDSSKESSLIETHFLKPYVTSIDGAVAELPRHRLSVSSSDLNESFSRISFNGFWSAQPNFKSWAKKMEALHEPIWRKAGIFEAIKASMYKIRKNQSLLLALVEKWCPETKSFLFPWGEATITLEDVLVLLGFSVQGSPVFAPLESSEMRDSVEKLEKARLENRGQDGLVRQNLWVSSFLGRGDQMEHEAFLAFWLSQFVFPDMCRRSISTKVLPMAVRLARGERIAFAPAVLARLYRDLGQIQASAREKSTPNVTLKSLFKLVQLWAWERFKSTSPKARVIPKGEPRISRWHSQTSKNVRLNLVDFDWRPYTKPLQIWNPPRFYPEEAMWMTVDDNLDDGFVSFARCMRVSQLVGVGIVEDYYPNRVAMQFGLAQDLPGLVTDHSSFTEKEAWDGYNKSLDGLMLYIPSRVATTSVTERYRDWWLKSISKFFLDSSESTETFDASNTIDHYDNNDEDDELLPLGQVLQNFGESFLKKLERCRARRLAKNHRFKINKDKIGDGGASASTELPLSQLFKKEVMKRTSEHLKNKGRKRAREDDVSSMDHKDDDVTIAQMIKSRRNDECGSKGKKSSMVQRPSNENNSSDPLVDSNGGIIDISVSPSETRQTCDDELHVDRSKKEELVHEDEEKQRSNENLCSEAEKEEDIDERLKQRKLAIEEIALKLETRVMEVEKSLTMIRKWKTRGNQTNHRVSA from the coding sequence ATGATGGATTCAAGTAAAGAGAGTAGCTTGATTGAAACCCATTTTCTAAAACCCTATGTAACCTCCATTGATGGTGCTGTAGCAGAGCTTCCTCGTCACcgtctctctgtttcttcatcagaCCTAAATGAGTCGTTTTCTAGGATTTCTTTCAATGGGTTTTGGTCTGCACAACCCAATTTCAAATCATGGGCTAAAAAAATGGAAGCTTTGCACGAACCCATTTGGAGAAAAGCTGGGATTTTTGAGGCAATAAAGGCATCGATGTACAAAATCCGTAAAAATCAGTCTTTGCTTCTAGCTCTTGTTGAGAAATGGTGTCCTGAAACCAAATCTTTCCTCTTCCCTTGGGGTGAAGCAACGATAACGCTTGAGGATGTGCTTGtgcttttagggttttctgtTCAGGGTTCTCCTGTTTTTGCCCCTTTAGAAAGCTCAGAGATGAGAGATTCCGTAGAGAAACTGGAGAAAGCTAGATTGGAGAATAGAGGCCAGGATGGGCTAGTGAGACAAAACTTATGGGTTTCGAGCTTCTTGGGTAGAGGTGATCAAATGGAGCATGAAGCTTTTCTTGCATTTTGGCTTTCGCAGTTCGTTTTTCCGGATATGTGTCGTCGTTCTATTTCGACAAAAGTTCTCCCTATGGCTGTTCGTTTAGCTAGAGGCGAAAGGATTGCTTTTGCTCCTGCTGTTCTAGCTAGACTATACAGAGATTTGGGTCAAATTCAAGCGTCTGCTAGAGAAAAGTCCACTCCAAATGTCACTCTGAAATCACTGTTTAAGTTAGTCCAACTCTGGGCATGGGAGAGATTCAAGAGTACCAGTCCAAAAGCTAGAGTGATACCAAAAGGTGAACCTAGGATATCTCGGTGGCACTCACAAACATCTAAGAATGTGAGATTGaatcttgttgattttgattggcgTCCTTACACTAAACCTTTACAGATTTGGAACCCTCCTCGGTTTTACCCTGAAGAAGCTATGTGGATGACTGTTGATGACAATCTTGATGATGGATTCGTTTCCTTTGCTCGATGTATGAGAGTTTCTCAGCTTGTTGGGGTTGGTATTGTGGAGGATTACTATCCAAACCGAGTGGCAATGCAGTTCGGGCTGGCTCAAGATCTTCCTGGTTTGGTTACTGATCATAGCAGCTTCACAGAAAAAGAAGCATGGGATGGTTACAATAAGTCTCTTGATGGTTTAATGCTTTACATACCTTCTCGTGTCGCTACGACTTCTGTTACTGAAAGATATCGTGACTGGTGGTTGAAATctatttcaaagttttttctgGATTCTTCAGAATCAACTGAAACGTTTGATGCAAGTAACACAATTGATCATTATGATAAtaatgatgaggatgatgagcTACTGCCTTTGGGTCAAGTGCTTCAGAATTTTGGAGAGAGCTTTCTTAAGAAACTCGAAAGATGTAGGGCGCGTAGGCTAGCTAAAAATCATCGATTCAAGATAAATAAAGACAAGATTGGTGATGGTGGTGCATCAGCTTCAACAGAATTACCACTTAGTCAGTTGTTTAAAAAGGAGGTGATGAAGAGAACAAGTGAGCATTTGAAAAACAAGGGACGGAAGCGAGCTCGTGAGGATGATGTAAGTTCTATGGATCACAAAGATGATGACGTTACCATCGCTCAGATGATCAAATCTAGAAGGAATGATGAATGTGGAAGCAAAGGAAAGAAGAGTAGTATGGTTCAAAGACCATCTAACGAAAACAACTCTTCAGATCCTCTTGTTGATTCTAATGGAGGTATAATTGACATTTCTGTGTCACCATCAGAGACAAGGCAAACGTGTGATGATGAGCTTCATGTAGATAGAAGCAAGAAAGAAGAGTTGGTccatgaagatgaagaaaagcaaagaagcAATGAGAATTTGTGCAGTGAAgctgagaaagaagaagatattgatgaaagattgaaacagagaaagcttGCTATAGAGGAGATAGCATTGAAGCTGGAGACACGTGTTATGGAGGTTGAGAAGAGTTTGACAATGATTAGAAAATGGAAAACCAGAGGCAACCAGACCAATCATAGAGTTTCTGCTTAA
- a CDS encoding RNA-binding (RRM/RBD/RNP motifs) family protein (RNA-binding (RRM/RBD/RNP motifs) family protein; FUNCTIONS IN: nucleotide binding, nucleic acid binding; INVOLVED IN: biological_process unknown; LOCATED IN: cellular_component unknown; EXPRESSED IN: 9 plant structures; EXPRESSED DURING: 6 growth stages; CONTAINS InterPro DOMAIN/s: RNA recognition motif, RNP-1 (InterPro:IPR000504), Nucleotide-binding, alpha-beta plait (InterPro:IPR012677); BEST Arabidopsis thaliana protein match is: RNA-binding (RRM/RBD/RNP motifs) family protein (TAIR:AT3G21100.2); Has 257 Blast hits to 190 proteins in 19 species: Archae - 0; Bacteria - 0; Metazoa - 0; Fungi - 2; Plants - 251; Viruses - 0; Other Eukaryotes - 4 (source: NCBI BLink).), translating to MDPGDPTSIIFSKIRTFELENASRVIDYFLLQDMEQRDLIRIAFGPDSLIQTFCQKAKVDLGFSSNGFSRPINIHGQSLSSSSPRNGFLEFSRNPSNPLSSSLTLNTLRDNKPNFNSSPFRESSSLFASSSGDEQQQQQFSNNFLFTNDEDPFANSHKRSFSANDACFESEEPWFGGGNGCHQFPQGGLVDGFGSSGVFGSPSEMDYMLEGMMRMKLAQQKSMVAAQFMAACGSPMLHRHGSGHFGEECGNYFSQGRHEREDSVSKQIYLTFPSESSFTDEDVSTYFRDFGLVDDVRIPYQQQRMYGFVTFAKAETVRTILARGNPHFICDSRVLVKPYKEKGKILQKRQQQQLHELLERGNYSPSSSPSGKDSRELYECRLGPRMFSKKTQEMLRRKTEQADLQHAIERSPSIGSPSHFPPRFNHSLLFQSGNNNEEIMEGDSDRSEKDLQQVATSNEERGYNNGFYKGQETSLENTLPDSLFGSPKKSGETYQTESDTEHNNKEASSNQLA from the exons ATGGATCCTGGCGACCCAACTTCAATAATCTTTTCAAAGATCAGAACTTTCGAACTTGAGAACGCTTCCAGAGTCATTGACTATTTTCTCTTGCAAGACATGGAACAAAGAGATTTGATTCGAATTGCTTTTGGTCCTGACTCTCTCATACAGACTTTCTGTCAGAAAGCTAAAGTCGATTTAGGTTTTTCCTCGAACGGTTTCTCGAGACCCATCAATATCCATGGCCAGTCATTGTCCTCGTCTTCTCCCAGAAATGGGTTCTTAGAGTTCTCGAGAAACCCTAGTAACcctttgtcttcttcgttAACTTTGAACACACTCAGAGATAATAAGCCTAACTTCAATTCTAGTCCTTTTCGTGAAAGTTCATCACTTTTTGCCTCTTCTTCCGGCGAtgagcagcagcaacaacaattCAGTAACAACTTTCTGTTCACAAACGACGAGGACCCATTTGCCAATTCTCACAAGAGGAGTTTCTCTGCTAACGATGCTTGTTTTGAGTCAGAGGAACCATGGTTTGGAGGAGGAAATGGTTGTCATCAATTTCCACAAGGCGGTTTAGTTGATGGTTTTGGTTCCTCTGGTGTCTTTGGATCGCCGAGTGAGATGGATTACATGCTTGAGGggatgatgaggatgaagtTAGCTCAGCAAAAGAGCATGGTTGCTGCTCAGTTTATGGCGGCTTGTGGCTCTCCAATGTTGCATAG ACACGGATCAGGACATTTTGGAGAAGAATGTGGTAACTATTTTAGTCAAGGAAGGCATGAAAGAGAGGATTCAGTCTCTAAACAGATTTACTTGACATTTCCATCTGAAAGCTCCTTCACTGATGAAGACGTCTCAACCTATTTCAG AGATTTTGGACTTGTGGATGATGTGAGGATTCCATATCAGCAGCAAAGGATGTATGGGTTTGTAACTTTTGCTAAGGCTGAAACTGTGAGAACCATATTAGCTCGTGGAAACCCTCATTTCATATGTGACTCACGTGTGCTCGTTAAACCATACAAGGAGAAAGGAAAAATCCTTCAAAA GAGGCAGCAGCAACAACTACACGAGTTGTTGGAGAGAGGGAACTATTCACCTTCTTCAAGTCCGTCTGGAAAGGACTCGAGGGAACTATATGAATGTCGCTTAG GACCAAGGATGTTTTCAAAGAAGACACAGGAGATGTTGCGAAGAAAAACCGAGCAAGCTGATTTACAACATGCCATAGAA cGTAGTCCTTCTATTGGTTCTCCCTCTCATTTCCCACCTCGATTCAATCATAGTCTTCTCTTTCAATCAGGAAACAACAACGAAGAAATCATGgaag GCGACAGTGATAGAAGTGAGAAAGATCTTCAACAAGTAGCAACCAGCAACGAAGAACGTGGTTACAATAACGGTTTCTACAAAGG GCAAGAGACGAGTCTGGAGAATACTCTCCCTGATAGCTTGTTTGGTTCTCCAAAAAAATCTGGCGAAACCTACCAAACCGAGTCTGATACCGAGCATAATAATAAGGAAGCCTCATCAAATCAGTTAGCGTAG
- a CDS encoding RNA-binding (RRM/RBD/RNP motifs) family protein (RNA-binding (RRM/RBD/RNP motifs) family protein; FUNCTIONS IN: nucleotide binding, nucleic acid binding; INVOLVED IN: biological_process unknown; LOCATED IN: cellular_component unknown; EXPRESSED IN: 9 plant structures; EXPRESSED DURING: 6 growth stages; CONTAINS InterPro DOMAIN/s: RNA recognition motif, RNP-1 (InterPro:IPR000504), Nucleotide-binding, alpha-beta plait (InterPro:IPR012677); BEST Arabidopsis thaliana protein match is: RNA-binding (RRM/RBD/RNP motifs) family protein (TAIR:AT3G21100.2); Has 257 Blast hits to 190 proteins in 19 species: Archae - 0; Bacteria - 0; Metazoa - 0; Fungi - 2; Plants - 251; Viruses - 0; Other Eukaryotes - 4 (source: NCBI BLink).) encodes MDPGDPTSIIFSKIRTFELENASRVIDYFLLQDMEQRDLIRIAFGPDSLIQTFCQKAKVDLGFSSNGFSRPINIHGQSLSSSSPRNGFLEFSRNPSNPLSSSLTLNTLRDNKPNFNSSPFRESSSLFASSSGDEQQQQQFSNNFLFTNDEDPFANSHKRSFSANDACFESEEPWFGGGNGCHQFPQGGLVDGFGSSGVFGSPSEMDYMLEGMMRMKLAQQKSMVAAQFMAACGSPMLHRHGSGHFGEECGNYFSQGRHEREDSVSKQIYLTFPSESSFTDEDVSTYFRDFGLVDDVRIPYQQQRMYGFVTFAKAETVRTILARGNPHFICDSRVLVKPYKEKGKILQKRQQQQLHELLERGNYSPSSSPSGKDSRELYECRLGPRMFSKKTQEMLRRKTEQADLQHAIEVELQR; translated from the exons ATGGATCCTGGCGACCCAACTTCAATAATCTTTTCAAAGATCAGAACTTTCGAACTTGAGAACGCTTCCAGAGTCATTGACTATTTTCTCTTGCAAGACATGGAACAAAGAGATTTGATTCGAATTGCTTTTGGTCCTGACTCTCTCATACAGACTTTCTGTCAGAAAGCTAAAGTCGATTTAGGTTTTTCCTCGAACGGTTTCTCGAGACCCATCAATATCCATGGCCAGTCATTGTCCTCGTCTTCTCCCAGAAATGGGTTCTTAGAGTTCTCGAGAAACCCTAGTAACcctttgtcttcttcgttAACTTTGAACACACTCAGAGATAATAAGCCTAACTTCAATTCTAGTCCTTTTCGTGAAAGTTCATCACTTTTTGCCTCTTCTTCCGGCGAtgagcagcagcaacaacaattCAGTAACAACTTTCTGTTCACAAACGACGAGGACCCATTTGCCAATTCTCACAAGAGGAGTTTCTCTGCTAACGATGCTTGTTTTGAGTCAGAGGAACCATGGTTTGGAGGAGGAAATGGTTGTCATCAATTTCCACAAGGCGGTTTAGTTGATGGTTTTGGTTCCTCTGGTGTCTTTGGATCGCCGAGTGAGATGGATTACATGCTTGAGGggatgatgaggatgaagtTAGCTCAGCAAAAGAGCATGGTTGCTGCTCAGTTTATGGCGGCTTGTGGCTCTCCAATGTTGCATAG ACACGGATCAGGACATTTTGGAGAAGAATGTGGTAACTATTTTAGTCAAGGAAGGCATGAAAGAGAGGATTCAGTCTCTAAACAGATTTACTTGACATTTCCATCTGAAAGCTCCTTCACTGATGAAGACGTCTCAACCTATTTCAG AGATTTTGGACTTGTGGATGATGTGAGGATTCCATATCAGCAGCAAAGGATGTATGGGTTTGTAACTTTTGCTAAGGCTGAAACTGTGAGAACCATATTAGCTCGTGGAAACCCTCATTTCATATGTGACTCACGTGTGCTCGTTAAACCATACAAGGAGAAAGGAAAAATCCTTCAAAA GAGGCAGCAGCAACAACTACACGAGTTGTTGGAGAGAGGGAACTATTCACCTTCTTCAAGTCCGTCTGGAAAGGACTCGAGGGAACTATATGAATGTCGCTTAG GACCAAGGATGTTTTCAAAGAAGACACAGGAGATGTTGCGAAGAAAAACCGAGCAAGCTGATTTACAACATGCCATAGAAGTAGAACTCCAAAGATGA